In one Corynebacterium bovis DSM 20582 = CIP 54.80 genomic region, the following are encoded:
- a CDS encoding amino acid ABC transporter permease, whose amino-acid sequence MSARATVLYDAPGPRGVRVNRILTAVTVVVAVAVLVGVLAALHARGQLDAAKWSFFVTRGTSWTTYLLPGLLNTVMAAVLSIILALVAGTALGLGRLSAHRAVRWVCGVVVEFFRGLPVLILIIFCYGAFAFLAVVPSRQLGLTAVVVGLTLYNGSVIAEVLRSGIEALPRGQSEAAYALGLSRRQTMLRILLPQAVASMLPAIIAQMVIALKDSALGYQIGFVETVRSGRQLGEYYHAVLPSLIVTAALMIVINYGLTRLAERIEQQLRAGRARRNIIARVPHQPDRGVTTKDEATVDWHDPAHRDLRPTYE is encoded by the coding sequence ATGTCCGCACGTGCCACCGTCCTCTACGACGCCCCCGGGCCGCGGGGTGTCCGCGTCAACCGCATCCTCACGGCCGTGACGGTCGTGGTCGCCGTCGCCGTGCTCGTCGGGGTCCTCGCCGCACTCCACGCGCGGGGGCAGCTCGACGCCGCGAAGTGGAGCTTCTTCGTCACCCGGGGGACGTCGTGGACGACGTACCTCCTCCCCGGCCTGCTGAACACGGTCATGGCCGCGGTCCTGTCGATCATCCTCGCGCTCGTCGCCGGCACGGCCCTGGGCCTCGGGCGGCTCTCGGCGCACCGGGCGGTCCGGTGGGTGTGCGGTGTCGTCGTGGAGTTCTTCCGCGGCCTGCCGGTGCTCATCCTCATCATCTTCTGCTACGGGGCGTTCGCCTTTCTCGCGGTCGTCCCGTCGCGTCAGCTGGGGCTCACCGCGGTGGTCGTCGGCCTGACGCTCTACAACGGGTCCGTCATCGCCGAGGTGCTCCGCTCGGGCATCGAGGCCCTGCCCCGCGGGCAGTCCGAGGCGGCCTACGCCCTCGGGCTGTCACGACGGCAGACGATGCTGCGCATCCTCCTGCCGCAGGCTGTCGCGTCGATGCTGCCGGCGATCATCGCCCAGATGGTCATCGCATTGAAGGACTCCGCGCTGGGCTACCAGATCGGCTTCGTCGAGACGGTGCGTTCGGGACGCCAGCTGGGCGAGTACTACCACGCCGTGCTGCCGTCGCTCATCGTCACGGCCGCCCTCATGATCGTCATCAACTACGGCCTCACCCGGCTCGCGGAGCGGATCGAGCAGCAGCTCCGCGCCGGGCGGGCGCGGCGCAACATCATCGCCCGGGTCCCCCACCAGCCCGACCGCGGGGTCACCACGAAGGACGAGGCCACCGTCGACTGGCACGACCCGGCCCACCGGGACCTGCGGCCGACGTACGAGTGA
- a CDS encoding amino acid ABC transporter permease, whose translation MASDLLADMLPQLIPAFLGTVKLTVASAVGSLVLGTVLTATRVSPVGVLRALATWYVNVVRNTPLTLIVLIASLGLHYNLGLLLAPEDDSFIVRQNFRLAVLAFVLYTSCFVAESLRSGINTVPFGQAEAARSLGLSFSQSLRTVILPQAFRGAVVPLGNTLIALTKNTTIASVIGVGEASLLMKEMQEDYASDFLVIFGITAAGFLVLTLPTGLFFGWAGRRWAVRR comes from the coding sequence ATGGCGTCCGACCTCCTCGCGGACATGCTTCCGCAGCTCATCCCCGCCTTCCTGGGGACCGTGAAACTCACCGTCGCGTCGGCGGTGGGGTCGCTGGTCCTCGGGACGGTCCTCACGGCGACGCGTGTCTCCCCCGTCGGTGTGCTCCGCGCGCTCGCGACGTGGTACGTCAACGTCGTCCGCAACACCCCGTTGACCCTCATCGTCCTCATCGCGTCCCTCGGGCTGCACTACAACCTGGGGCTGCTCCTCGCCCCGGAGGACGACTCGTTCATCGTCCGGCAGAACTTCCGCCTGGCGGTCCTGGCGTTCGTGCTCTACACGTCGTGCTTCGTCGCGGAGTCGCTGCGGTCGGGCATCAACACGGTGCCCTTCGGGCAGGCGGAGGCCGCCCGGTCGCTCGGACTGTCCTTCAGCCAGAGCCTCCGGACGGTCATCCTGCCGCAGGCGTTCCGGGGTGCCGTCGTCCCGTTGGGCAACACGCTCATCGCGTTGACGAAGAACACGACGATCGCCTCCGTCATCGGCGTCGGCGAGGCGTCGCTGCTCATGAAGGAGATGCAGGAGGACTACGCGAGCGACTTCCTCGTGATCTTCGGGATCACGGCCGCCGGGTTCCTCGTCCTGACGCTCCCCACCGGCCTGTTCTTCGGGTGGGCCGGCCGACGGTGGGCGGTGAGGCGCTGA